One Vitis vinifera cultivar Pinot Noir 40024 chromosome 8, ASM3070453v1 genomic window carries:
- the LOC100242153 gene encoding receptor-like protein 34, with amino-acid sequence MLCCSSISQLLPMRIALFSWLYFLPLCSIVFGIHVALVSGECLSDGSICLEDQMSLLLQLKNTLKFNVAASSKLVSWNPSTDCCSWGGVTWDATGHVVALDLSSQSIYGGFNNSSSIFSLQYLQSLNLANNTFYSSQIPSGFSKLDHLIYLNLSNAGFSGQIPIEISCLTKLVTIDFSVFYLPGVPTLTLENPNLRMLVQNLTELRELYLNGVNISAQGKEWCQALSSSVPNLQVLSLASCYLYGPLDSSLQKLRSLSSIRLDSNNFSAPVLEFLANFSNLTQLRLSSCGLYGTFPEKIFQVPTLQILDLSNNKLLLGSLPEFPQNGSLGTLVLSDTKFSGKVPYSIGNLKRLTRIELAGCDFSGAIPNSMADLTQLVYLDSSYNKFSGPIPPFSLSKNLTRINLSHNYLTGPIPSSHLDGLVNLVTLDLRDNSLNGSLPMLLFSLPSLQKIQLSNNQFSGPLSKFSVVPFSVLETLDLSSNNLEGPIPISVFDLQCLNILDLSSNKFNGTVLLSSFQNLGNLTTLSLSYNNLSINSSVGNPTLPLLLNLTTLKLASCKLRTLPDLSTQSRLTHLDLSDNQIPGSIPNWIWKNGNGSLLHLNLSHNLLEDLQETFSNFTPYLSILDLHSNQLHGQIPTPPQFSIYVDYSDNSFNSSIPDDIGIYISFTLFFSLSKNNITGVIPESICNASYLQVLDFSDNAFSGKIPSCLIQNEALAVLNLGRNKFNGTIPGEFRHKCLLQTLDLNENLLEGNITESLANCKELEILNLGNNQIDDIFPCWLKNITNLRVLVLRGNKFHGPIGCLRSNSTWAMLQIVDLADNNFSGKLPEKCFSTWTAMMAGENEVQSKLKHLQFRVLQFSQLYYQDAVTVTSKGLEMELVKVLTLYTSIDLSCNNFQGDIPEVMGNFTSLYGLNLSHNGFTGHIPSSIGNLRQLESLDLSQNRLSGEIPTQLANLNFLSVLNLSFNQLVGRIPPGNQMQTFSEASYEGNKELCGWPLDLSCTDPPPSQGKEEFDDRHSGSRMEIKWEYIAPEIGFVTGLGIVIWPLVLCRRWRKCYYKHVDRIHSRILQGRASGGRRAHRIRRRRM; translated from the coding sequence ATGCTTTGTTGTAGCAGTATTTCCCAGCTGCTTCCAATGAGAATTGCACTCTTTTCATGGCTTTATTTCTTGCCCTTATGCTCAATCGTTTTTGGTATCCATGTGGCTTTGGTGTCCGGGGAATGTCTGAGTGATGGGAGCATATGCCTGGAGGATCAGATGTCCTTGTTGCTGCAACTGAAGAACACCCTCAAATTCAATGTTGCTGCATCAAGTAAACTAGTTTCCTGGAATCCAAGCACGGATTGCTGCTCTTGGGGAGGTGTAACCTGGGATGCCACTGGTCATGTTGTCGCTCTCGATCTCAGTAGCCAATCAATTTATGGTGGATTCAATAACTCCAGTAGCATTTTCAGTCTACAATATCTGCAGAGCTTGAATTTGGCTAACAACACCTTCTACTCTTCTCAAATTCCATCTGGGTTCAGTAAGCTTGACCATTTGATATACCTGAATTTGTCTAATGCTGGGTTTTCTGGACAAATTCCAATTGAGATCTCATGCTTGACGAAATTGGTTACAATTGATTTCTCCGTGTTTTACCTTCCTGGAGTTCCTACGCTGACACTTGAGAACCCAAATCTGAGAATGCTGGTTCAGAACCTGACAGAGCTTAGAGAACTCTATCTTAATGGTGTAAACATATCGGCACAAGGGAAGGAATGGTGCCAGGCATTATCATCTTCAGTGCCTAATCTCCAAGTGCTGAGCTTGGCAAGCTGTTATCTTTATGGCCCTCTTGATTCTTCTCTGCAGAAGCTTCGGTCTCTCTCAAGCATTCGCCTGGACAGTAACAACTTCTCTGCTCCTGTTCTAGAATTCCTAGCCAATTTCTCGAATTTGACTCAATTGCGGCTCAGTTCTTGTGGATTATATGGAACATTTCCAGAAAAGATCTTTCAGGTACCAACCCTTCAGATTCTTGATTTGTCAAACAACAAGTTGCTCCTGGGTTCTTTGCCGGAATTCCCTCAGAATGGATCTCTAGGAACTCTGGTGCTCTCGGATACAAAATTTTCAGGGAAAGTACCATACTCCATAGGCAATCTCAAGAGGTTGACTAGGATAGAGCTTGCAGGTTGTGATTTCAGTGGAGCAATTCCAAACTCGATGGCAGACCTTACACAACTGGTTTACTTGGACTCATCTTATAACAAGTTTTCCGGTCCAATCCCACCTTTTAGTTTGTCCAAGAACCTGACCCGAATAAACCTTTCTCATAATTATTTAACGGGTCCGATTCCTTCCTCTCACTTGGATGGTCTTGTAAATCTAGTGACTCTTGACTTGCGAGACAATTCACTGAATGGAAGTCTCCCCATGCTCCTGTTTTCCCTCCCATCACTGCAGAAGATACAACTGAGCAACAACCAATTTTCTGGTCCCTTGAGTAAATTTTCAGTTGTGCCTTTTTCTGTACTGGAGACCCTTGATTTGAGTAGCAACAATCTGGAAGGGCCAATACCCATATCTGTCTTTGATCTCCAGTGTCTTAACATCCTTGATCTTTCTTCCAACAAATTCAATGGCACTGTTTTACTAAGCAGCTTTCAGAACCTTGGAAATCTTACCACTCTTAGTCTGTCATACAACAACTTGTCCATCAATTCAAGTGTTGGTAATCCCACTTTGCCCCTGCTGTTGAATCTTACCACATTAAAATTGGCTTCTTGCAAGCTCAGAACATTACCTGATCTTAGCACCCAGTCAAGATTGACACATTTAGACCTTTCCGATAACCAAATTCCCGGGAGCATACCTAATTGGATTTGGAAGAATGGTAATGGATCTCTTTTGCATTTGAATCTCTCTCATAATTTACTGGAGGATCTGCAGGAAACTTTCTCTAATTTTACTCCTTATCTGTCCATCCTTGACCTACATTCCAACCAGCTCCATGGCCAAATCCCAACTCCTCCCCAATTTTCCATCTATGTGGATTACTCAGACAACAGTTTCAACTCTTCCATCCCAGATGATATTGGTATTTACATTTCCTTCACTCTTTTCTTCTCGCTTTCGAAGAATAACATCACTGGAGTTATTCCTGAATCAATATGCAATGCCAGTTACCTGCAAGTTCTTGACTTCTCTGACAATGCTTTTAGTGGCAAAATACCCTCATGTTTAATTCAGAATGAGGCTCTTGCAGTGTTGAATCTGGGGAGGAACAAGTTTAATGGCACTATACCAGGGGAATTCAGGCACAAGTGTCTTTTACAGACACTAGATCTCAATGAGAATCTTTTAGAAGGAAACATCACAGAATCTCTAGCCAATTGCAAAGAGTTAGAGATTTTAAACCTTGGGAACAACCAAATTGATGATATCTTTCCTTGCTGGTTGAAGAACATAACCAATTTGCGTGTCCTTGTTCTGCGAGGCAACAAATTCCATGGGCCCATTGGGTGTCTCAGGAGCAATTCCACCTGGGCAATGCTTCAGATAGTTGACCTAGCAGACAACAACTTTAGTGGTAAGTTGCCAGAAAAATGCTTCTCGACCTGGACAGCAATGATGGCGGGTGAAAATGAAGTCCAATCCAAGCTCAAACACCTGCAATTTAGGGTTCTACAATTCAGTCAATTGTACTATCAGGATGCTGTAACAGTTACCAGCAAAGGTCTAGAAATGGAGTTGGTGAAGGTCCTAACTCTCTACACCTCTATTGACTTGTCGTGCAACAATTTTCAAGGGGACATACCAGAAGTGATGGGGAACTTCACATCGCTCTATGGTCTCAACTTATCGCATAATGGTTTCACAGGCCATATCCCATCGTCAATAGGGAATCTGCGACAACTTGAGTCATTAGACCTCTCGCAAAACAGGCTGAGTGGAGAGATACCTACACAGCTTGCGAACCTAAATTTCCTTTCAGTCCTGAACCTCTCATTCAATCAATTGGTGGGAAGGATCCCACCAGGTAATCAAATGCAAACATTTTCAGAAGCTTCTTATGAAGGGAATAAAGAACTGTGTGGGTGGCCTCTGGATCTAAGTTGCACTGATCCACCACCATCTCAAGGCAAGGAAGAATTTGATGACAGGCACTCAGGTTCCAGGATGGAGATTAAGTGGGAATACATAGCTCCTGAAATTGGGTTTGTGACAGGATTGGGAATCGTGATTTGGCCTCTAGTGTTGTGCAGGAGATGGAGGAAATGCTACTACAAACATGTTGATAGAATTCATTCAAGGATTCTCCAAGGAAGAGCAAGTGGTGGAAGAAGAGCTCACAGAATTCGGAGGCGGAGAATGTAG